The Candidatus Hydrogenedentota bacterium region AGACGGTTCAATCGTCGGTGGGTCGCTCAAATCCCCCGTCGCACACAATGATTTTCTGTGTACGACGGAACGGTACAGCGATTTTGAACTCACACTTAAGGTCCGATTGCTCGGTTCGGACCCGAACGCGGGCATCCAAATACGTAGCGAGCGCATTCCCAACGATTT contains the following coding sequences:
- a CDS encoding DUF1080 domain-containing protein, with the protein product MKSMTRREFVRRGAGCALGLNLVRAAAAAEQAKPESLFDGKTFKGWEGNQEVFRIEDGSIVGGSLKSPVAHNDFLCTTERYSDFELTLKVRLLGSDPNAGIQIRSERIPND